From the Pontiella agarivorans genome, one window contains:
- the recJ gene encoding single-stranded-DNA-specific exonuclease RecJ: MSFSFRHWKIRPVDEETVRKLSLQSELPLPLARVLALRGFHTPEMVERFLHPKLSGLSDPFLLPDMEKAVSRLWKAFQGGEIITVFGDYDVDGVTSAALLTRIFVALGANVKPFIPDRLDEGYGLSVQALERCISEHGSSVVVSVDCGVNSVDSVRMAQTRGVDVIVTDHHEPGEETAPAFALINPKLGTVKSLEMLSGVGVAFKLAHALVKRGRELGDAAAAVLELREYLDIVSLGTVADIVPLREENRILVRHGLTQLARTRWPGLEALKNVAGVKGELETYHLGFQLGPRINASGRIGQPMEALSLLITPDSAQAQRIARVLDETNAERRKIEREMADAAFEEIDTYFDPEKHFGLVVAREGWHPGVVGIVASRVSRHYNRPAIIMGIEEEGHARGSCRSIAEYNMLDGLQACADLLSKFGGHKMAAGLEVKPGKLDDFKEQFNRAVFQSLENVDLTPVQPIDAVLEPRDVNQEFYCEMKKLRPFGQDNPEPVWAMEKMSVSGSPRVVGENHLKLSLVSKGCKFDAIAFNFPLEDLPPGRVDVAFVLKENCWMGNTTLQLQVLDIRPTN; encoded by the coding sequence GTGAGCTTCTCTTTCAGACATTGGAAAATTCGGCCGGTTGATGAGGAAACGGTCCGGAAACTCAGTCTGCAGTCGGAACTTCCGTTGCCGTTGGCCCGTGTGCTTGCATTACGTGGTTTCCACACGCCGGAGATGGTTGAGAGGTTTCTGCATCCGAAACTTTCCGGATTGTCTGATCCCTTTTTACTGCCCGATATGGAGAAAGCGGTTTCCAGACTTTGGAAGGCCTTTCAGGGCGGAGAGATCATTACGGTTTTCGGAGACTATGATGTCGACGGAGTCACATCAGCGGCCTTGCTTACCCGCATTTTTGTGGCGCTGGGCGCAAATGTTAAGCCGTTTATTCCGGACCGGCTCGATGAAGGCTATGGACTGTCTGTCCAGGCTCTGGAGCGCTGCATTTCCGAGCATGGATCATCTGTGGTGGTATCGGTCGATTGCGGAGTCAATTCGGTGGACAGTGTCCGGATGGCTCAGACTAGGGGAGTGGATGTGATCGTGACCGATCATCATGAACCCGGTGAGGAGACAGCTCCGGCGTTTGCGCTCATTAATCCAAAATTGGGAACAGTTAAGTCGTTGGAAATGCTCTCGGGCGTTGGTGTGGCTTTTAAACTGGCGCATGCGCTGGTGAAACGCGGCCGCGAACTCGGCGATGCGGCGGCCGCTGTACTCGAGCTGCGTGAATATCTCGATATTGTTTCGTTGGGAACCGTTGCGGATATTGTTCCGCTTCGGGAGGAAAACCGGATTTTGGTCCGCCACGGCCTGACCCAGTTGGCTCGGACGCGATGGCCGGGGTTGGAGGCTCTGAAAAATGTTGCGGGAGTGAAAGGGGAACTCGAAACCTATCATCTTGGATTTCAGCTCGGGCCGCGTATCAACGCTTCGGGACGGATCGGCCAGCCGATGGAGGCGCTTTCTTTGCTGATTACTCCGGATTCGGCACAGGCACAGCGGATTGCCCGGGTTCTTGATGAAACCAATGCGGAGCGTCGGAAAATTGAACGGGAAATGGCTGATGCGGCTTTTGAAGAAATCGACACGTATTTTGATCCTGAAAAACATTTCGGTCTGGTGGTGGCCCGTGAGGGATGGCATCCGGGCGTTGTCGGAATTGTGGCTTCGCGGGTGTCCCGGCATTATAACCGCCCGGCCATTATCATGGGGATCGAAGAGGAAGGGCATGCACGTGGATCGTGCCGAAGTATTGCGGAGTATAACATGCTCGATGGCCTGCAGGCCTGTGCGGATCTGCTCAGTAAATTCGGCGGGCATAAAATGGCGGCCGGGCTGGAAGTGAAACCCGGGAAGCTGGATGATTTCAAAGAACAGTTTAACCGTGCGGTTTTCCAATCGCTGGAAAACGTGGATCTGACTCCGGTTCAGCCTATTGATGCTGTTCTGGAACCGCGGGATGTTAATCAGGAATTTTACTGCGAAATGAAAAAGCTCCGGCCGTTCGGGCAGGATAATCCTGAACCGGTCTGGGCGATGGAAAAAATGTCGGTTTCAGGTTCGCCGCGTGTAGTCGGAGAAAATCATCTGAAACTTTCGCTCGTTTCAAAGGGGTGTAAATTTGATGCAATCGCTTTCAATTTTCCACTCGAAGACCTGCCGCCCGGAAGAGTGGATGTTGCTTTCGTACTCAAGGAAAACTGCTGGATGGGGAATACTACGCTGCAACTGCAGGTGCTGGATATCCGACCAACGAACTAA
- a CDS encoding Hpt domain-containing protein, with protein MAQIQGNTTWVKELIPELEARKSQFVVDTDEVDDELIEVFVDELHRLSGELQEGLDQKNTEMVRMAAHSIKGMGGTIGLPEISVLGLEIENCAKEDRLSDARRLVSALADWMKNLVNAE; from the coding sequence ATGGCGCAGATACAGGGAAATACAACCTGGGTAAAAGAATTGATTCCTGAGCTCGAAGCACGAAAAAGCCAGTTTGTTGTCGATACCGATGAAGTGGATGATGAGCTGATTGAGGTTTTTGTGGATGAGCTTCACCGTTTGTCTGGAGAGTTGCAGGAAGGGCTCGATCAAAAAAATACCGAGATGGTCCGCATGGCTGCTCATTCTATTAAAGGCATGGGGGGGACGATCGGTCTTCCCGAAATTTCCGTGCTGGGCCTCGAAATTGAAAACTGTGCAAAAGAAGACCGGCTTTCAGATGCCCGGCGGTTGGTCTCGGCGCTCGCAGACTGGATGAAAAATCTGGTTAATGCCGAATGA
- a CDS encoding STAS domain-containing protein: protein MLVNCEKQDGIGVIQVSKALTAATVDAFRDQFNHWSMAETEVKNYVIDLAEVDFMDSAGLGTLIAVLKRITEQGGDMKIANLQKKPRMVFEITRAYKVFEIYESVEDAIKGFE, encoded by the coding sequence ATGTTGGTGAATTGCGAGAAGCAGGATGGAATTGGGGTTATACAGGTCAGTAAAGCGCTTACGGCGGCAACGGTGGATGCTTTCCGCGATCAGTTTAATCACTGGTCCATGGCGGAGACGGAAGTGAAGAATTATGTGATTGATCTGGCGGAAGTGGATTTTATGGATTCCGCCGGACTGGGTACGCTGATTGCGGTGCTGAAGCGGATCACGGAGCAGGGAGGCGATATGAAGATTGCCAATCTGCAGAAGAAACCACGGATGGTCTTTGAGATTACACGGGCATACAAGGTGTTTGAGATCTATGAATCCGTGGAAGATGCCATTAAAGGTTTTGAATAG
- a CDS encoding NDP-sugar synthase, whose product MIAVINTSIPCAWAGDISEKPWVLLPIANRPLIDYWLEACTEQHIRSVHIVLHDGAEEVEQYVGSGTRWNVSVEYVFARSTETPVDYLRSISSYWKKGLLYFGGPFFMRRRQAFRPERFRELTACRNDFGNLPYFLYGQNGDDVSRLLDGFEAPGRGLEAIHVHPFVIGTVGDYFDINMKMVSGEFTRYVTAGFATADQSSVGFNVRTPPSSYLRAPIIVGDDCRFGAMTTVGPNALVANHVIVDAFSELSNCLVLEDTYIGRNLEIRNKIVAGNRVIDPADGAFIQIDDSWLVARNRPELMTEDVVRLTVLWCVALVLAALQFIPFLVLYPFIKLSGVAAFRRELFHDPHTGYISLLIFGKIANRKSLLYRIFRALSLDRFPLIILVLRGRMFLCGQPPLRHPKDDAVVKQLKRYYPGVFCYRDYNHDSDLLTDALWYAHIRSLYEDLKILVKAFVSRFLTAGRQIPADSE is encoded by the coding sequence ATGATTGCCGTAATCAACACCTCTATTCCCTGCGCATGGGCAGGGGATATCAGCGAAAAGCCGTGGGTGCTGCTGCCCATTGCGAACCGGCCGCTGATTGATTACTGGCTGGAGGCCTGCACCGAACAGCACATCAGATCGGTCCATATTGTACTGCACGACGGCGCGGAAGAGGTGGAGCAGTATGTGGGGTCCGGCACCCGGTGGAATGTCAGCGTGGAATATGTTTTTGCGCGCAGCACCGAGACCCCTGTGGATTATCTGCGCTCGATTTCCAGCTATTGGAAAAAGGGACTGCTCTATTTTGGTGGACCTTTCTTTATGCGTCGGCGCCAGGCATTCCGTCCGGAGCGCTTCCGAGAACTTACGGCCTGTCGCAACGATTTCGGAAATCTGCCGTATTTTCTCTATGGTCAAAACGGGGATGATGTGAGCCGGTTGCTGGATGGCTTTGAGGCACCCGGCCGCGGGCTTGAGGCAATACATGTTCATCCCTTCGTCATTGGAACTGTCGGCGATTATTTTGACATCAATATGAAAATGGTTTCGGGTGAATTCACGCGCTACGTTACAGCGGGGTTTGCAACGGCGGATCAATCTTCTGTCGGGTTCAATGTCCGGACGCCGCCATCGAGTTACCTGCGGGCACCGATTATTGTGGGGGACGATTGCCGATTCGGGGCCATGACGACGGTTGGACCCAATGCACTTGTGGCCAATCATGTTATCGTGGATGCCTTCAGTGAGCTGTCCAACTGCCTTGTTCTGGAGGATACATATATTGGTCGGAATCTCGAAATCCGAAACAAAATTGTGGCGGGAAACCGGGTGATTGATCCCGCGGATGGTGCTTTTATTCAGATTGATGATTCGTGGCTGGTTGCCCGGAACCGGCCTGAACTGATGACCGAAGATGTGGTGCGGTTGACGGTGTTGTGGTGTGTGGCATTGGTGCTGGCTGCATTGCAGTTCATTCCGTTTCTGGTGCTGTACCCCTTTATTAAATTATCTGGAGTTGCCGCATTCCGCCGGGAGCTTTTTCATGATCCGCACACGGGATATATCTCGTTGCTGATTTTTGGGAAAATAGCGAACCGCAAATCATTGCTATATCGTATTTTCCGAGCGTTGTCGCTCGACCGTTTTCCGCTCATAATACTGGTGCTTCGCGGCCGCATGTTTCTGTGCGGACAGCCGCCGCTGCGTCATCCCAAGGATGATGCTGTCGTGAAGCAGCTCAAGCGTTACTACCCCGGCGTGTTCTGCTACCGCGATTACAACCACGATTCCGATCTGCTCACCGATGCCCTATGGTATGCGCACATTCGTTCGCTCTATGAGGATCTGAAGATTCTGGTCAAAGCGTTCGTCAGCCGGTTTCTCACGGCCGGCCGTCAAATTCCGGCGGATTCCGAGTGA
- a CDS encoding sugar transferase: protein MERPVYRARRELFDRMDIPITKADAHILKFKQRSRLLVWEGMLRSLLVVKRAVDILGSIVAILVLMPVFFLVSLCILVEDGFPVIYMQKRVGLNGREFRFYKFRTMVRNADELRQELENQNESGNSVTFKMKNDPRILKGGRFLRRSSLDEIPQFFNVLIGDLSLVGPRPPLPEEVRKYTLAERKRLHVKPGLTCLWQIGGRADVPFNEQVGLDMQYIQSQSLFKDVIIMLKTIPAVLFGRGAY, encoded by the coding sequence ATGGAGCGTCCCGTATACAGAGCCCGTCGGGAGCTGTTTGACCGGATGGATATTCCGATCACCAAAGCCGATGCACATATTCTCAAGTTTAAACAGCGTTCACGTCTGCTGGTCTGGGAGGGGATGCTGCGCAGTCTGTTGGTGGTAAAACGGGCGGTGGATATTCTGGGAAGTATTGTGGCAATTCTTGTTCTGATGCCCGTGTTTTTTCTGGTGTCGCTCTGTATCCTGGTGGAGGACGGTTTTCCGGTGATCTACATGCAGAAACGTGTAGGATTAAACGGCCGCGAATTCCGGTTCTATAAATTCCGAACCATGGTTCGGAACGCTGATGAACTGCGCCAAGAACTTGAAAATCAGAATGAATCGGGCAATAGCGTTACATTCAAAATGAAGAACGATCCGCGCATTCTGAAGGGCGGTCGCTTTCTCCGCCGTTCGAGCTTGGATGAAATTCCGCAGTTTTTCAATGTGCTCATCGGGGACCTTTCATTGGTCGGCCCCCGGCCGCCGTTACCGGAGGAAGTGCGCAAATACACACTGGCGGAACGCAAGCGTTTGCACGTAAAGCCAGGGCTGACGTGCCTTTGGCAGATCGGCGGCCGAGCGGATGTTCCGTTTAACGAACAGGTCGGCCTGGATATGCAGTATATCCAGAGCCAGAGCTTATTTAAAGATGTCATAATCATGTTGAAAACCATCCCCGCTGTATTATTCGGTCGAGGGGCATATTAG
- a CDS encoding ATP-binding SpoIIE family protein phosphatase, producing the protein MQDLPTSRLAQQLSGRVLVVDDELPNRLYLRKLLEARGCEVSDAVDGLTACDIAVRQAPDLILVDVIMPGMNGFELCDLLRKEPRTSHIPVIMVTAKSKIEDIETGFELGAMDYIRKPFNPRELVLRVGNALALKKSNDEITIWNKRVSRDLSLAGAIQRSLFSDIPHFSHRFEVRIAYEPCMDVGGDAFDIISLPNGKHAVYVADVSGHGVAPAMISSLLKATASEMIHRYADRGPAAVCNALNMMFRRRIDNPSYFATLFMAIHDAETLEWRCMNCGHPNPVLIRDGEYVSLGREGEGGGAPVGFPFGPERPYTEEDEVVIQDEGNSFLLLYTDGLMEARHRESGEECGDFMKKTYQKVVSQPEHPNKAVRLLRELEGFDFDIAADDCTAISIHMLDPRRIVLEQTVPRNIYLVSEVARQSEAAVTAVGISANTAAMLRLLVMELGANLVDHSGLGEEDSFWLQIRVDGKTCQLVLRDEGAEWDLEEALNRELDDSYMGERGRGLAITNTITDRIERYRIQTQNLTYCTIVDEERD; encoded by the coding sequence ATGCAGGATCTCCCTACCTCCAGGCTGGCTCAACAGTTGTCGGGCCGTGTGCTTGTGGTGGACGATGAATTGCCAAACCGGCTCTATCTTCGAAAACTGTTGGAAGCCAGAGGGTGTGAGGTTTCTGATGCTGTTGACGGCCTGACTGCGTGTGACATTGCGGTCCGTCAGGCCCCGGACCTTATTCTGGTCGATGTAATTATGCCGGGGATGAATGGTTTTGAGCTTTGTGATTTGCTGCGCAAGGAGCCGCGTACATCGCATATACCGGTGATCATGGTGACGGCGAAATCGAAAATTGAAGACATCGAAACCGGTTTTGAACTCGGTGCGATGGATTACATTCGTAAACCGTTTAATCCCCGTGAGTTGGTGTTGCGGGTCGGCAATGCGCTGGCGTTGAAAAAAAGTAATGATGAAATCACCATCTGGAATAAACGTGTTTCGCGTGATCTTTCATTGGCCGGGGCCATTCAGCGGTCGCTCTTTTCCGATATTCCTCATTTTTCACATCGTTTTGAAGTCCGCATTGCCTATGAACCCTGCATGGACGTGGGGGGCGATGCATTTGATATCATTTCACTGCCGAATGGAAAGCATGCGGTCTATGTGGCTGATGTGTCCGGTCATGGGGTTGCGCCGGCGATGATTTCATCGTTGTTGAAAGCGACGGCCAGCGAAATGATTCATCGGTATGCTGACCGGGGTCCGGCAGCAGTCTGCAATGCGCTGAATATGATGTTCCGTCGGCGGATTGATAATCCCTCCTATTTTGCAACCTTGTTTATGGCCATTCATGATGCGGAAACGCTGGAGTGGCGGTGTATGAACTGCGGTCATCCTAACCCGGTGCTGATCCGCGACGGCGAATACGTCAGCCTCGGCCGTGAAGGTGAGGGCGGAGGTGCTCCCGTAGGGTTTCCATTTGGTCCGGAACGTCCGTATACGGAAGAGGATGAGGTTGTTATTCAGGATGAGGGGAATTCTTTTCTCCTTCTTTACACCGATGGTCTCATGGAAGCGCGCCATCGCGAAAGTGGAGAAGAATGCGGCGATTTCATGAAGAAAACCTATCAGAAGGTGGTCTCTCAGCCGGAGCATCCCAATAAGGCGGTGCGACTGCTGCGCGAGCTGGAGGGGTTTGATTTTGATATTGCGGCCGACGATTGCACGGCCATATCGATTCACATGCTTGATCCCCGGCGCATTGTGCTTGAACAAACTGTTCCGAGGAATATTTATCTGGTTTCCGAAGTTGCCCGCCAATCCGAAGCCGCCGTGACCGCGGTCGGGATCTCAGCGAACACCGCGGCCATGCTGCGGCTGCTGGTGATGGAGCTGGGAGCGAACCTCGTGGACCACAGCGGGTTGGGGGAGGAGGATTCTTTCTGGCTGCAGATTCGCGTCGATGGAAAAACCTGTCAGCTCGTATTGCGCGACGAAGGCGCGGAATGGGATCTGGAGGAAGCACTGAATCGGGAGCTCGATGATTCCTACATGGGCGAGCGGGGGCGCGGACTGGCCATAACCAACACCATTACCGACCGGATTGAACGGTATCGCATTCAGACGCAGAATCTGACCTATTGCACCATTGTGGACGAGGAACGGGATTAA